A genomic region of Tigriopus californicus strain San Diego chromosome 1, Tcal_SD_v2.1, whole genome shotgun sequence contains the following coding sequences:
- the LOC131888096 gene encoding uncharacterized protein LOC131888096 isoform X1 yields MSESYDPRYFAAGPYHGSTPPQSGPPHMRPDATSAEAMRIYHHQQQQQQLQLHHHQRQQQQQQQQQQQQQQHQQQHHHQMHQPQPRQYPHPGYQSPMSTSHAPHSNPRPMITASMAVTRANLPPHLSPGMDGRRTSPGGPPMMSRLPPGLEMRRSGEFQNSPPISSSTGHNPTNAGPRLPPGISMSRPGPPSTARPRAPPPLRPAPSAVKMLNNLPKGLSIGRPQSSGSAAPLDRLSQLGGISMRPVGNVPADRPLPSPPARSALHSASTPSQSATQDVAQVASKSKLNLDHLKKLNLVVKAPAPLTSSGSASSLLPPPGPVSSTTTSSSNDSDQTTGIKNYRPEIKESRHEDIGFDLSKVKMEPGTEPTNHFAAAYIKQRAAQMRMENSNRAPSPNSVPPNRKSNSHGLKSSPSLDTKPSDNLENDQSNMSSNASGSPNSKTVKSSTNEKESDEAISLPKVEESNNKFEKSTSPNNEDIANPEKSTEDDEPHNAPDVSTTKGSDEIESDQSVKASKNLQPTSSEDAAQDKNSVNPDDEVNDQTGPEHLESIKKSEEPKEECDGNDEEEGNEGIAEGSGNPETDVNMDSQEDEEEDMEEDEVDEDGAPITKSEPADLIRRESVNSDEVQSPFKKPPDFGFNENGSASGLSQGGNRFRHRSTESFSDCSESGKSVMDSQQQYQTHLAFCKKPLVGQETICIICLTRCCDKEPKLLTCLHSTCQACFQSALDDARKEHKTVESVSLDDDVAPIEQDVFILCPLCKVSTSETELSDNLFLEADGEGDSIGIQVCESCDEANPADSHCQDCEENLCGDCVKAHQRVKITKDHKLNKISIPKRRKTNALLAPKDFFCTFHPTDRRTIFCDTCETLICNECKNAGPHKDHSTRSSFEAAPDVKEQLTQQISDIRLKRNTLDENRSLLGAKLNELAIKEKSLKNTITEVKDYLLARIEARFRGLTNELGRGIREKRRAIEGRKTTLDRFHVQTDYAIAFVDNALLYGDEDDAILVAKRALERQLRRLKKVDPSTGLSENTREFKLDLYFQHFSGPQLHTSLESVLKQVMMDVKILSAPPPVPEIKPNIPIVPQTVNPGSSLPPGANLSNLGGMKTSNNAMMSPQARLMANVSHRSPNVTPTKTPLASRGRMSSPIASRGRGVVARGRSPMRGGAISSLRGRGMAVSRGTARGVVGSRSGTGRGTTPVKGSPRGGSGRGIARGRGVLTSRGVATRGVPSRGQAVATRGSRGRGSVTSGRGASIAMSGSNPKGAIGRGVVIPPNISKQTASGQSVGNPTKRIMSLPPGTIAVPASPSTSSSTGKGVSPTMSLEQQRKLELVRLQQEQKQKQLQLQQSQNSAGQPQTDDRYFKAAYGRSNGVPNGTSPGQQHAQTVPPPNGPVNGPPQGSSLNQMQSYQQQMQLQQQQQIQRQQMQLQQQQQQQQQLQHRQQNQHLPQQQQNHHVVGQQQFQQRPSMPSQYGQHPSMQPGSRQPQFMQPNQGHPPHSTANQAQYNDGTPQASIQSFSNHPRQEAQHGLPPPPVSSSSWHMPSPQIGAGVSITPSGVTSSTVEKASPHKPPLDNSFKIKLPGMNRGSSTSTAEMKYESSNVDLNDDVESLKVIDREASNSNKNIITLEPSVRNKRPKSRDELPDLSSLLSDDEELSGSPADWVNKEQEGEPIEQDPLSLDSNPVAGNKNEEPESNGQELSSNDPEPESPVGQDLGSFSEPVPIKIELSLNGKSKGKRSSRSASKADAEMKKETPSTTEPNNHAGEDNDKDEEWCAVCHDGGDILYCCDRCPKVYHLYCYIPPLTSEPPDDWVCLMCATKAEIQQFPNKKDKQSGKLGNRDLKICRRILFEMFNQYPQSMPFRDCSDLNFPEYLEVVKKPIALDIIKEKLSADNPEQYATKELFLKDLRRVFRNCYSFHERDSEFFQHARELEEYLDRQLEIWLPDLAYDETLSEVLDVTRDKKKNKERDYSPSNEESTSKKRKRSESDGSDSPKKKKKKKKRKDQSEDDSMSEGEKLDYLDALEASLHDKKSAQSKRANFQSEDHSKKVGGAAKDAIVQNEEKQTDVPTEINTKGKGKGKRSSARIRR; encoded by the exons ATGTCTGAATCGTATGACCCGCGGTATTTCGCGGCTGGCCCCTATCACGGGTCGACGCCACCGCAGAGCGGACCCCCTCATATGCGGCCCGATGCCACTTCGGCCG AGGCAATGCGAATATATCAtcaccaacaacagcaacaacagcttcaacttcatcatcatcagcgacaacaacaacaacaacaacaacagcaacagcagcagcaacagcatcAGCAACAGCATCACCACCAAATGCACCAACCACAGCCCAGACAATATCCGCATCCCGGCTACCAATCTCCCATGAGTACATCACACGCCCCTCACTCGAACCCCCGACCAATGATTACGGCCAGTATGGCTGTGACTCGCGCCAATCTCCCACCCCATTTATCACCGGGCATGGACGGGCGCCGAACCAGTCCGGGGGGGCCGCCTATGATGTCTCGATTACCACCCGGGCTGGAAATGCGTCGATCAGGTGAATTTCAAAACTCACCCCCTATCAGTTCTTCGACTGGCCACAATCCGACCAATGCCGGTCCCCGACTACCACCAGGAATATCCATGTCTCGTCCTGGCCCGCCGTCTACTGCACGACCCCGGGCCCCACCCCCGTTGCGACCCGCACCTTCTGCCGTTAAGATGTTGAATAATTTGCCTAAAGGCCTATCTATTGGCCGGCCTCAGTCCTCTGGAAGTGCAGCCCCATTGGACCGATTAAGCCAACTGGGTGGTATATCAATGCGTCCGGTCGGCAATGTTCCTGCCGACCGCCCCTTACCCTCGCCACCTGCCCGATCTGCACTTCATTCTGCTTCAACGCCGTCTCAGTCGGCTACTCAGGATGTCGCACAAGTAgcttccaagtccaaactgaATCTGGatcatttgaagaagctcAATTTAGTTGTTAAAGCACCCGCTCCATTGACATCGTCAG gcTCGGCAAGTTCCCTGTTACCACCGCCCGGTCCAGTCTCATCTACCACGACGTCTTCTTCCAATGATTCAGATCAAACAACGGGAATCAAAAATTATCGTCCTGAAATCAAGGAATCTCGCCACGAAGACATCGGATTCGATCTGTCCAAAGTAAAAATGGAACCGGGCACTGAGCCCACCAATCATTTCGCTGCTGCCTATATCAAGCAACGTGCCGCTCAAATGCGAATGGAGAACTCAAACAGAGCCCCGAGCCCAAATTCAGTACCGCCCAATCGCAAGTCAAATAGCCATGGCCTGAAGTCCTCGCCGTCTTTGGACACCAAACCATCCGATAACTTGGAGAATGATCAATCGAACATGTCCTCCAATGCTTCAGGTTCTCCAAACTCGAAAA CAGTTAAATCAAgtacaaatgaaaaagaatctGACGAGGCAATTTCTTTGCCCAAAGTTGAAGAGAGTAACAATAAGTTTGAGAAATCAACTTCACCAAATAACGAAGACATAGCTAATCCTGAAAAATCCACCGAAGATGACGAACCTCATAATGCGCCAGATGTAAGCACGACAAAAGGGTCGGACGAGATAGAATCCGACCAGAGCGTCAAAGCGAGTAAGAATCTTCAACCTACGTCCTCGGAAGATGCAGCCCAAGATAAAAATTCTGTTAACCCCGACGATGAGGTTAACGACCAAACCGGACCTGAACATTTAGAGTCGATTAAAAAATCTGAAGAGCCCAAAGAAGAGTGTGACGGGAATGATGAAGAGGAAGGTAACGAGGGTATTGCGGAAGGATCAGGGAATCCTGAGACAGATGTGAATATGGATTCCcaagaggacgaggaagaagatATGGAAGAGGATGAAGTGGATGAGGATGGGGCTCCGATTACTAAGAGTGAACCCGCAGATTTGATTCGTCGAGAGTCTGTTAATTCGGACGAAGTGCAATCCCCTTTCAAAAAGCCCCCTGATTTCGGTTTCAACGAAAATGGATCTGCATCCGGGCTCAGTCAGGGTGGAAACCGTTTTCGCCATCGTTCGACAGAGAGCTTCAGTGATTGTTCTGAATCAGGGAAAAGCGTCATGGATAGTCAACAGCAATATCAAACTCATTTGGCCTTTTGCAAGAAACCTTTGGTCGGCCAAGAGACCATCTGCATAATTTGCCTGACGAGATGTTGTGATAAAGAGCCCAAGCTCTTGACTTGTCTTCACTCGACGTGTCAGGCATGCTTTCAGAGCGCGTTAGATGACGCCAGAAAAGAGCATAAAACGGTGGAAAGTGTGTCTTTGGACGACGACGTTGCTCCCATCGAGCAAGATGTGTTCATCTTATGTCCTTTATGTAAAGTTTCTACATCGGAAACGGAATTGAGTGATAACTTGTTTCTTGAAGCAGATGGTGAAGGCGACAGCATAGGCATTCAAGTCTGCGAG AGTTGCGACGAGGCCAATCCTGCAGACTCTCATTGTCAGGACTGTGAAGAAAATCTTTGCGGTGATTGCGTCAAAGCTCATCAAAGAGTAAAGATTACCAAAGACCACAAGTTGAATAAGATCAGCATTCCGAAGCGTCGAAAAACAAATGCTCTACTTGCTCCCAAGGACTTCTTTTGCACCTTTCATCCG ACTGACCGTCGAACCATTTTTTGTGACACTTGTGAAACCCTAATTTGCAACGAATGCAAAAACGCGGGTCCTCACAAAGATCATTCCACTCGCTCGTCATTTGAGGCAGCACCTGATGTGAAAGAGCAACTTACTCAACAAATATCTGACATCAGGCTGAAGCGAAACACGTTGGACGAAAATCGGTCGCTCTTGGGGGCCAAGTTAAATGAACTTGCCATCAAG GAAAAGtcactcaaaaacacaatcacCGAAGTCAAGGATTATTTGTTGGCTCGAATTGAAGCTCGTTTTCGAGGTTTGACCAATGAGTTAGGGCGCGGTATCCGTGAAAAGAGAAGAGCCATTGAAGGTAGAAAGACGACGTTGGATCGGTTTCATGTCCAAACAGACTACGCTATCGCCTTTGTGGACAACGCATTGCTCTATGGCGACGAAGATGACGCCATACTCGTAGCCAAACGGGCTCTAGAGCGCCAACTTCGCcgcttgaagaaagttgacCCATCTACTGGGTTGTCAGAAAATACTAGAGAGTTTAAGCTCGACCTTTACTTTCAACACTTTTCAGGACCTCAGCTTCATACAAGCCTTGAATCAGTATTGAA gcAAGTCATGATGGATGTCAAGATTCTCTCTGCGCCTCCTCCTGTTCCCGAAATCAAGCCAAACATTCCTATTGTCCCTCAAACTGTAAATCCAGGGAGCTCCTTACCTCCCGGGgcaaatttgtcaaatttgggaGGGATGAAGACATCGAACAATGCCATGATGTCCCCGCAAGCCAGGTTGATGGCCAATGTTTCGCACCGGTCCCCTAATGTGACTCCAACGAAGACTCCTTTGGCGTCCAGAGGTCGAATGTCATCACCAATAGCTTCACGAGGACGAGGAGTGGTCGCACGGGGACGATCCCCAATGAGAGGAGGAGCCATCTCGTCTCTACGAGGAAGAGGCATGGCCGTTAGTCGAGGGACAGCTCGCGGAGTTGTTGGATCTCGTAGTGGAACAGGCCGTGGAACTACCCCAGTTAAGGGAAGTCCCAGGGGAGGAAGTGGTCGTGGTATTGCGCGTGGTAGAGGGGTCCTTACCTCTCGGGGAGTTGCAACTCGAGGGGTTCCAAGTCGGGGGCAAGCCGTAGCTACTCGTGGTTCCAGAGGCCGTGGGTCTGTAACCTCAGGTCGAGGCGCTTCAATTGCTATGAGCGGCAGCAACCCGAAAGGCGCCATTGGTCGGGGTGTTGTCATCCCCCCGAATATTAGCAAACAAACAGCATCCGGCCAAAGTGTTGGTAATCCTACGAAACGAATCATGTCTTTGCCTCCGGGTACGATTGCGGTCCCCGCATCACCGTCTACTTCCTCTTCAACCGGCAAAGGGGTCTCCCCCACCATGTCTCTCGAACAGCAGAGGAAGCTTGAACTTGTACGACtacaacaagaacaaaagcaaaagcaattgcaattgcaacaGTCTCAGAACTCAGCTGGACAACCACAAACAGACGATCGTTACTTTAAAGCAGCCTATGGAAGATCGAACGGAGTGCCAAATGGTACATCACCTGGCCAACAGCACGCCCAAACCGTGCCTCCCCCAAATGGACCAGTGAATGGACCACCACAGGGTTCGTCTCTAAATCAAATGCAGAGTTATCAACAACAAATGCAActtcaacagcaacaacaaatcCAAAGGCAGCAAATGCAActtcaacaacagcaacaacaacagcaacagctaCAGCATCGCCAGCAGAATCAGCATTTACCACAGCAACAGCAAAATCATCATGTGGTTGGACAACAGCAATTCCAGCAGCGACCAAGCATGCCAAGTCAGTATGGACAACATCCCAGCATGCAGCCCGGTTCCAGGCAGCCGCAATTTATGCAGCCAAACCAAGGCCATCCTCCTCATTCGACTGCAAATCAAGCCCAGTACAACGATGGTACCCCTCAAGCATCCATacaatctttttcaaatcaccCTAGACAAGAAGCTCAACATGGTCTACCCCCTCCACCGGTCAGTTCCAGCTCTTGGCATATGCCCTCGCCACAAATTGGAGCTGGAGTATCAATCACTCCATCTGGTGTGACTAGCTCAACCGTAGAAAAAGCCTCTCCTCATAAACCACCTCTGGACAACtctttcaagatcaaattACCCGGAATGAACCGGGGGTCTTCCACTTCGACGGCTGAGATGAAATACGAAAGTAGTAATGTTGATCTAAATGACGACGTGGAATCACTGAAAGTCATTGATCGAGAAGCTAGCAACAGTAATAAGAACATTATTACCCTGGAGCCGTCTGTCCGCAACAAGAGGCCAAAGTCCCGCGACGAATTACCCGATCTCAGTTCGCTTCTAAGTGACGACGAAGAGCTTTCAGGTTCTCCGGCAGATTGGGTGaacaaagaacaagaaggCGAACCCATCGAGCAAGATCCTCTCAGCTTAGATAGCAACCCAGTGGCTGGTAATAAGAATGAAGAACCAGAATCTAATGGTCAGGAGCTCTCTTCGAATGATCCTGAGCCTGAATCGCCCGTAGGCCAAGATCTGGGATCATTTTCAGAGCCGGTGCCGATCAAGATCGAGCTCTCTCTAAATGGCAAATCAAAGGGGAAGCGATCAAGCCGAAGTGCTTCTAAGGCTGATgccgaaatgaaaaaagagaccCCAAGCACAACTGAGCCAAACAATCACGCAGGAGAAGATAATGACAAAGACGAGGAATGGTGTGCCGTCTGTCACGATGGAGGGGACATCCTCTATTGTTGCGATCGGTGCCCTAAAGTGTATCATCTCTACTGTTACATCCCACCCTTGACCTCTGAGCCCCCTGACGATTGGGTTTGCCTCATGTGTGCCACGAAGGCCGAAATCCAACAATTTCCCAACAAAAAGGACAAGCAATCTGGCAAACTTGGGAATCGagatctaaaaatttgtcggCGAATCTTGTTCGAGATGTTCAACCAGTACCCACAGAGCATGCCCTTCAGGGATTGTAGCGACCTGAATTTCCCGGAGTATTTGGAGGTAGTCAAAAAACCCATTGCCCTCGATATCATCAAGGAGAAGTTATCTGCGGATAACCCTGAACAATATGCCACCAAAGAGTTATTTCTCAAAGATTTGAGGAGAGTTTTCCGAAACTGTTATAGCTTTCATGAGCGAGATTCAGAGTTCTTCCAGCACGCTAGGGAACTTGAAGAATATTTGGATCGACAACTCGAGATTTGGCTTCCTGATCTTGCCTATGATGAAACCTTGTCCGAAGTTCTCGACGTCACGCgggacaagaaaaagaataagGAAAG AGATTACAGTCCATCGAATGAAGAATCAACATCTAAAAAGCGCAAAAGATCAGAATCAGACGGGTCTGATTCccccaagaagaaaaagaaaaagaagaaacgaaaAGACCAGAGTGAAGATGATTCCATGTCTGAAG GAGAAAAACTGGACTATTTGGATGCCTTAGAGGCATCTTTGCACGACAAGAAATCGGCCCAATCCAAACGTGCCAATTTCCAATCAGAGGACCATTCTAAAAAAGTTGGCGGTGCTGCCAAAGACGCCATCGTACAAAACGAGGAAAAACAAACAGACGTGCCTACCGAAATTAATACGAAGGGCAAAGGAAAAGGGAAACGTTCGTCTGCCAGAATTAGACGGTAA